Sequence from the Chromatiales bacterium genome:
CCGCCGGCGTACCGATCATCGGCACGTCGCCGGACTCGATCGATCTCGCCGAGGATCGCGAGCGCTTCCAGCAGCTGATCGAGAAACTCGGTCTGCTGCAACCGCCCAACCGCACGGCCACGAGCGCTGACCAGGCCGTGAAACTGGCCGAGCAGATCGGCTATCCGCTCGTCGTCCGGCCCTCGTACGTGCTCGGCGGTCGTGCGATGGAAATCGTCCACGACCCCGAACAACTGCGCCGGTACATGCGCAATGCGGTGTCCGTGTCGAACGATGCGCCGGTGCTGCTCGACCGGTTTCTGAACGATGCGATCGAGGTCGACGTCGACATCATCTGCGACGGGACCGACGTGCTGATCGGCGGCATCATGGAACATATCGAAGAGGCCGGTGTGCATTCGGGCGATTCCGCGTGTTCGCTGCCGCCGTATACCCTGTCGGCCGACACCAAGGACGAACTGCGCCGGCAGGTCGCCGCGATGGCGCTGGAGATCGGCGTGGTCGGCCTGATGAACACGCAGTTCGCGATCCAGAATGGCGACATCTATGTGCTCGAGGTCAACCCGCGCGCCTCGCGCACCGTGCCTTTCGTTTCGAAGGCCATCGGTGTGCCGCTGGCGAAGATTGGCGCACGCTGCATGGCCGGGCGCACGCTGGCTGACCTCGGTGCAACCGAAGAGATCGTGCCGGAATACTTCTCGGTGAAGGAGTCGGTGTTTCCGTTCGCGAAGTTCCCGGGCGTCGATCCGCTGCTCGGTCCGGAGATGAAGTCGACCGGCGAGGTCATGGGCGTCGGCACGAACTTCGGCGCGGCCTTTGGCAAGGCCATGCTGGCGGCGGGTCAGGGGCTGCCCCGCAAGGGGCACGCGCTGCTGAGCGTGCGCGATCTCGACAAACCGCGTGCCCTCAAGGTTGCACGCGGACTGATCGACAGCGGATTCAAGATCAGCGCGACCCGCGGCACGCATGCCACGCTGGTCGCGGCAGGCGTCGAGGCGCAGGTCGTCAACAAGGTGCAGGAAGGCCGGCCGCACATCGTCGACCGGATCAAGAATGGCGAATTCAGCCTGATCGTAAACACAACGGAGGGCAGGGACGCGGTCGCCGATTCCTATCAGATCCGGCGTGCCGCGCTGATGCGCAAGCTCACCTACACGACGACCATCGCCGGCGCCGAGGCGACCTGCCGCGCGCTGAAGGAAATCGCCGAGGCGGGCGTCAACCGGTTGCAGGATCTGCATGCCGGCGTGCAGGCCAACTGAACAGGCATTGGGGGAAGCAACGATGAACAAAGTACCGTTGACCGTGCAGGGCGCCGAGCGACTGCGTGCCGAGTTGCAGGAACTCAAGACCGTCGCGCGCCCGCGCATCATCGCGGCCATCGCCGAGGCGCGTGCGCATGGCGATCTGAAGGAAAACGCCGAGTATCACGCCGCCCGCGAACAACAGAGCTTTGCCGAGGGTCGCATCAAGGAGATCGAGGCCAAGCTCAGCAATGCCCAGATCATCGACGTGACCAAGCTGGCCGCCAGCGAGCGGGTCGTTTTTGGTGTCACGGTGGTGCTGGTGGACCTCGGCTGTGACGAGGAGCGCACCTACCAGATCGTCGGCGAGGATGAGGCCGACATCAGGCAGGGCAAGATATCGTTCAGCTCGCCGCTGGCGCGCGCGATGATCGGCAGGGAATCGGGCGATGCGTTCGTGTTCGAGGCGCCCGCGGGTGCCTGTGAATACGAGATCGTCGAGGTTCGTTATATCTGAGCGAGGCCCGATCGGTCCGCGGCGGATCGATCAGGGCGTGATCAACGGCGTTCCGGTTTCGGCAGCACAATGCGCGGCTGTTTCGGGTTGACCCGATACAGCAGCACGACATGGCCGATCTTCTGTATCGCGACAGCGCCGGTACGCTCGACCACGGTTGCAACCATCGCATCGCGTTCCGCGCGTTCGGCGCCGCTGACGCGCAGCTTTACGAGTTCGTGCGCATTGAGCGCGGCTTCGAGTTCGGTGAACACGCCGTCGGTCAGCCCGTGCTGTCCGATCATCACGACCGGTCGCAGTTGATGGCCGAGACCGCGCAGGTGGCGGATTTGCTGGGCGTCGAGTGATTTCATCGCTAAAGTTTATCAAGTTCCAGTGGATTTCCCGCATGCCTGACGCTGATTGTCTGGCCGCCCCCTGAGACGCCCGCACGATGCGCCGAAGCACCAGCAGCCGCCGCTGGCTCGAACGCCAGCGCAAGGACCCATACGTGCAGGCCGCCCGGTCGGCCGGCTGGCGTTCGCGCGCCGTGTACAAACTTGAGGAAATCGACCAGCGCGAACGTCTGTTGCGCCCGGGCATGCGCGTGGTCGATCTCGGTGCCGCGCCGGGCGGGTGGTCGCAGTACGCGGCACAGCGCGTCGGGCGCGGCGGGCAGGTCATCGCGCTCGATGTTCTGGAGATGCCGCCGATCGACGGGGTCGGGTTCATCCAGGGCGACTTCCGGTCCGACGAGGTGCTCGCAAATCTGGAGCGTGCGCTCGCCGGCAGGCGCGTGGACCTTGTGTTGTCGGACCTCGCCCCCAATCTGAGCGGGGCGCGCACGATCGACCAACCGCGGGCGATGTATCTTGCTGAACTGGCGCGGGATTTTGCCGTCCAATGGCTGAACCAGGGTGGCACGCTGGTCATCAAGGCCTTTGTTGGCGATGGCTTCGAGACCCTGGTGGCGGACCTGCGCAAGCGCTTCGCGCGCGTGGTGCAGCGCAAGCCCGCAGCCTCGCGGGACCGTTCGCGGGAACAGTACGTGATTGCGCGCGACTATCGCGGCGGTAGCGAATCCTCATCGCCCGAGGCCGCCGAACGCGGCTAGAATGCCGGTATCCGAAGCCGAATCTCCCCGTGGTCCGCGTGACCTTTCCGGAGATCACACCAATGAGTGACATGGCCAAACAACTGATTTTGTGGGTGATCATCGTCGTCGTCCTGATGGGCGTGTTCAACAGCTTCTCGCTGCGTCAGGGCCAGGTGCCCGCCGTGGCCTATTCGGACTTCATCGATCAGGTCACCACCGGGCAGGTCGACGAGGTGTTCATCAACCGCGAGGAGGGCTCGATCACCGCGCGGCGCCCGTCCGGTGACCGGTTCATGACCCTGGACCCGGGCGACGACCGCCTGATCGACACGCTGATCGACCGCAACGTGAAGATCAACACCAAGCCGATCGAGCGCGAAT
This genomic interval carries:
- the greA gene encoding transcription elongation factor GreA, with amino-acid sequence MNKVPLTVQGAERLRAELQELKTVARPRIIAAIAEARAHGDLKENAEYHAAREQQSFAEGRIKEIEAKLSNAQIIDVTKLAASERVVFGVTVVLVDLGCDEERTYQIVGEDEADIRQGKISFSSPLARAMIGRESGDAFVFEAPAGACEYEIVEVRYI
- a CDS encoding YhbY family RNA-binding protein, encoding MKSLDAQQIRHLRGLGHQLRPVVMIGQHGLTDGVFTELEAALNAHELVKLRVSGAERAERDAMVATVVERTGAVAIQKIGHVVLLYRVNPKQPRIVLPKPERR
- a CDS encoding 23S rRNA methyltransferase; amino-acid sequence: MRRSTSSRRWLERQRKDPYVQAARSAGWRSRAVYKLEEIDQRERLLRPGMRVVDLGAAPGGWSQYAAQRVGRGGQVIALDVLEMPPIDGVGFIQGDFRSDEVLANLERALAGRRVDLVLSDLAPNLSGARTIDQPRAMYLAELARDFAVQWLNQGGTLVIKAFVGDGFETLVADLRKRFARVVQRKPAASRDRSREQYVIARDYRGGSESSSPEAAERG